A region of the Apium graveolens cultivar Ventura chromosome 6, ASM990537v1, whole genome shotgun sequence genome:
CGTTTTAGGAGCAATGTTGCGTACCCAAAATGGGTCTCTCAAATAACATGCGTCGTGTTTTTATTTGTGGAACtcaaattattaataaaataataactaATAATACTACGACAACTCAGTATTTGGGCACGGTGTTGAGAATTTTAGGAATTCTCATGTTTTATTTCCATTCAATGGCATTGCTGGCTTCTCCTGATGCATATGCATGACTACTGATATGGCTTGAAACAACAAGACAGAGGGGAGCTTTATTGTGGACAGTAAGTCCAACAGCGTCTTCCATATCGACGTCGTCGGCATTCATTCTATCAGGCAGTCTCCAATCAAAGCTAAGCAGTAGATTAGCAAGAGCAAGCTCTACTGTCAGCACCGCAAAATTGGTACCTGGACAGCCCCTCCGTCCAGCCCCAAACGGTAATAACTCAAAGTGCTGGCCTCTGAAATCAATGGAACTATTCTCTGGATCATCCCACAGTTCTGGATCCAAAGATATTGCAGTAGCGTTAATGAACACCCTTGTTTTGGCTGGAATTTCATAACCTCCTATAACGCGTGTTTCTGTAGTTTCACGAGGGAGGAGTAATGGGACTGGAGGATGGAGTCTTAAGGCCTCTTTTATGATCATCGGTAGATACTCAAGTTTTGGAAGACCGCGTTCCTGTACAAATGCTCCTTTTCCCTTGACAATGCCTCTTACTTCTTCTTGTGTTTTTTTCATTACAGATGGTTTTTTTATGAGTTCTGACATTGTCCATGCTAATGTTGCTGCAGATGTATCTGTTCCCGCGATAAACATGTCCTGTATTGGAGATTTCAACCGTAAATCTTTTGCAGATACTAATAGAAGATTATATGGTTTCATAAATTGGAAAAGAACTGTAAAAGCCGTGTGAAGTTATTTCCTCAGAACATAGTTCTATCATCACTTTAAGGGGGACACGTGCCCCCGTGCCCTTTACTAGATCCTCCCCTGATCATCAGCACAATCGCGAGCTTATCTGTAACCGCTAACAATACAATCAAACAAACATTCAGTTTTAAAGACCTCGCCCTACTCATGAAAGTAGGAAGACTGTCAAAaaccaaaattttgaatttttgaagTACATCTAGAAATAACACCTGGGGACTATCTGGAACTGTATACCTGTTTAAAGACAAAGAGAACTCATTCGGATAAATTAAGAAAAGTACCGTCAAAACAGCTTTGATCTGATCATCAGTAAGTGCAATATCTTGATTTGGAGCAGTCTGAACTCGAAGCAACACATCAACAAGATCTTCGTGCTCATCTTTTCTGGCCTTCCTAGGGCACTCCCGGTGCTCTTGGATTGCCCTGTCGTAAAAGCTATCCAATTCTCGGAAATTTTTACCCAATCTCGCTTCAACTCCATTCAACTTGTTAAACCACCCCATCCATGGAAGATAGTCCGCAATATTAACCATGCCTAACAAATCTTGTGTTTCGTGAAGAATTTCATCAAACTCGCTCTTCACATTTTTTTCACCGTAATTACTCCCTTTCATACTAAATACCACTCTAAGTACAATATTATTGGCTAGCAACAGCATCAATTCACTTAAATTGATCAAACTAGATGAAGAATTAGCCACTTTTTCAATCATAAACGCAACTTCTTGTTCCCGAATAGCCTTAAAAGATTGAACTCTCTTTACACGTAGTAGCTCTACAACTGCAATCTTTCGTACTTGCCTCCAGTACTCTGCGTAGGGAGCAAAAGTAATAGTTGAGCTCTTGTAACCCAACTTATTTAGGGCACACAAACTAGGCCGGCTAGAGAAGACTAAGTCATGTGTCTTGCAAGTTTCTTTGGCCATTGCTgctgatgagactacaagagtTGGAACAGAGCCGAGCTGAAGAAACATGAGAGGACCATGTCTTCTCGAAAGACATTGAAGTGAACGATGAGGAAATTGACCAAGTTGATGAAGATTTCCAATGAATGGAAGCTTCCTAGGCCCAGGAGGAAGTCTGTTCTGTTCATGTTTCCGGTTCATGATAATAGTCAGGAACGTAGGCACAAGAACGGTAAACAAGACTGCCAAAAAAATCGTAGAACTCATTGTGTTGGTGTTTTCTAGTCGATTGTCAGTCTATTTTCGTATAATGTTGCATTAGCGATCCCTGTTTGCTACTGAAACAATAGTTTCTGAAACAGAAGATACCTTGTTTCGTATTTATCATTAGAAGTACTTATTCGGTTTGATCAATTCTTGACGACGACTGGTAACATAATTCAAGAGCTGGGAATTGAGATAGTCACCAATTTCATTCTGGTGTTCTTGTCCACATGAATTTCACATTACACCATTTTGGTGATGCACCAGGACCGTCAGGTCCTTGATTCAGTATAAGCTTATTTGTCTTCTATATCATATACATGTAAGAAATGAAATCTAATCTGCCAATATCTGCCTATAATTTACTACAAGTTGCATGAAACTCTAAATTGTTTAATTATCAGGAGTAATTACATATGAAGAAAAGTGTTCACTTTGCGAAAATTACATATTGACTAGTCTAATGAAGTTCAATTAGAACATAAACTGTGTTTATCAAGAATCACAATGCAAAAGATTCACGTAAGCAATTTTTATCTGGGGCTGGAGCGAGGTCAGCCTAATAATTGTCAGGAACAATTCCAATGAATGGAAGCTTCTTACTTCTTAGGCCCAGGAGGAAGCCTGTTTTGAAACTTTTGTTCATGTATTCGGTTCCTAATAATTGTCAGGAACACAGGCATGACAATAATAAAGAAGATAGCCAACAAAACCGCAAAACTCATTGTATGTTCTACTCGATTTTCAGTACATTCTTATACAATGTTGCTATATAAAACACAGTTTGCTACTGAAACAATAATCTCCTGGAAGAGAAAATGCTTTTTTTCGTATTTATAAATCTGACAATGATTGataacataagatataattgTTCTAGCCCACATTATATGTACGTTTTTTTTGCGATGCATCAGGGCCGTTGTTCCTTAACTACTTGCTTCCAATGTTTGGTACAGGAAAATTGATTTCGTTTAAAGGATGTATCAGTATCAGTACAGGTAAAACGATAAATTTTGTGCAAACAAAATCATGAAAGCATTTTCTGGGAGTCAAAAAGTTTTCAAATGCACTCAAAACCAGTGCTCCTGGGGCAGTAGTACAGTCTGTTTCACAGGAAGTTGAGGGTTCGAATCTTGACAAAAATACGTAAGAATAGTAACATGCAACATGCATCTTTTGAAAAGGAAATTAGGTTTTAACATTAAACTGCAGGTCTTTCTTGAAAATGTTGGATCATAAGATGCTCAAACTTTTAAGTCTAGACTATAACTGAACATCGACATCTTGGTCGATCTCTCGTTAGCAAGAGAAGAAAGCATTGGCTAGTAGCTACAAAAGTACTAGTTTAGGTTGATCATTGATGCAAGATAATACAAGTGAGGTTTAACTATCTGCAGAACTTTGAATTAATAGTATACAATAGCTACATTTTCGAAAGAAGGTTACAGTTTAAAAGAATTATACAAACATGAATCTTTAATATTGTACAATGAGTAAAGATATTATGGATGTACAATCTCTATAACTGTTAATGCAGCAAACACTAGAAACAGAGAACCTCCCACATATGCAATGACCTGTTGGTATAGAAACAAAAAGATATCTTGTTATTTAAAAGGATTATGCTTCTTCAAAATAAGTTTGTTTTTCTTGAGGATCACATTTTAGTCATGAAAGTTCCAATATGGATTTCGTCGTCTTTGACCTAAGGTATAGTTCATCTGATCCATGCAAGGATTTATATTTTGTACAAGAATTCAACATGTTAATATCAGTTTTCTGTTTAAGTTTATAGTTTTTACCAGAATCTGACACTGTCTATATAAAGATGTCTGTCATGTATATCATAATATAAGGCCAAGTGttgaaattatataataatcTCACCTTCTCTGATAAGAATGTCCCTAGTAGAGAAGCTCCCAGAACCGCAAGCTGCACGAGAACATTGATAGAGTGAGCTCTTGATGGATATTGCTTTTGATGGAATAATAGCATGTGAAAAGAATATTCGAGAAGTTCTTATATTTGTTATATGATTCAAATtaataaactattttatacatGAACACAATTAGATAACACGTGACTTGACTGCAAATTGAGATGCTGCAAGGAGAGCTAATTTTCTAGGAGAAAGTCCAGAAGCAGAGGAAGATAACATAGTTACAGC
Encoded here:
- the LOC141663866 gene encoding cytochrome P450 71A9-like, with the protein product MSSTIFLAVLFTVLVPTFLTIIMNRKHEQNRLPPGPRKLPFIGNLHQLGQFPHRSLQCLSRRHGPLMFLQLGSVPTLVVSSAAMAKETCKTHDLVFSSRPSLCALNKLGYKSSTITFAPYAEYWRQVRKIAVVELLRVKRVQSFKAIREQEVAFMIEKVANSSSSLINLSELMLLLANNIVLRVVFSMKGSNYGEKNVKSEFDEILHETQDLLGMVNIADYLPWMGWFNKLNGVEARLGKNFRELDSFYDRAIQEHRECPRKARKDEHEDLVDVLLRVQTAPNQDIALTDDQIKAVLTDMFIAGTDTSAATLAWTMSELIKKPSVMKKTQEEVRGIVKGKGAFVQERGLPKLEYLPMIIKEALRLHPPVPLLLPRETTETRVIGGYEIPAKTRVFINATAISLDPELWDDPENSSIDFRGQHFELLPFGAGRRGCPGTNFAVLTVELALANLLLSFDWRLPDRMNADDVDMEDAVGLTVHNKAPLCLVVSSHISSHAYASGEASNAIEWK